The genomic segment TAAGACAACTTAGGCGACTCATTCGCATTCATCGTGCTTACCAGCATGCAAACAGAGGTGATTTCCTCATGGAGAAAAATGATATTACGGGAGCACTTAAAGAGTATGAAGCCGCGACCAATTTTTACCCAGAGAACCTTGAACTGCCTTTCTGGACAGCCGTTACGTTGGCCAGCAGTGGTGAAGTTGAGAAAGCACTCCCCATATTTAGATCTATTTTCCAGCGTGATGAAAGATGGAAACGTTTTACGCCCAGACTGGTGCGGTCTGGACTTTTGCCTGATGATAAGAAACTTATTAAGCGAATTTTGAACCAGTAGCGCGTGCCGAAGATAACTTATCAGTGTACTTGGTGTGGAGAGGAATCACCTCTAGAAGGTGTTCAAACCGCCTGTGCCTGTGGTAAACCACTTGAGGTTGTTTTCGATTGGGAGAATACCCCACCGAAAAGAAGTGATCTCGATTCTGATAATAAGACGCTCTGGAAATATAGAGATGTGTTGGCCCCCATAGATGATGATCATATAGTGACACTGGGGGAAGGATGGACGCCCACAACTGATGGCGTTGATTATGATGGTGTAACAATCTTTTTCAAGGATGAAAGTGTCAATCCCACAGGATCTTTCAAAGATAGGGGTATGTCCATGGCAGTTTCACACGCCCGGGGAAATGGTATATCTGAGGTGTGTCTACCATCAGCAGGAAACGCAGGCGTAAGCGCCTCGGCCTATTGCCAAGCTGCGGGGATCGCATGCCATGTTTTCTTGCCTGAGACGATACCTACTCCCTTCATTGATGCGACGGAAGAATATGGTGCTGACTTGCGGCTGGGAGGAAGAACTATCGCCCAAGCCGCCAGTAAGATGCGTGAAGAGATGAAAAAAGAATGGTTTGACCTTTCCACGCTGAAGGAACCTTTCAGGGTTGAAGGTAAAAAGACCATGGGATACGAGATTGCAGAGCAACTGGACTGGAGACTGCCGAATGTTGTAGTTTATCCCACTGGAGGCGGCACAGGCCTCATTGGTATGTGGAAAGCGTTCAATGAAATGATTGATCTTGACTGGCTGGATCAAAAAGAGACAGACAGGCCGCGCATGGTGGTGGTCCAATCTGATGGGTGCGCCCCTATCGTGAAGGCATTTGATGAAGGGCTTCAGGAAAATGACCTGTGGGAGAAGAGTCATACAGGAGCGCTTGGTCTGAATGTCCCCTCTCCTTTAGGAGGTGCATGGATATTAAAGACGCTGTGGGACAGCGGCGGGATAGCTCTTATGGTAGATGAAGCTCAGATTATGGAGGCGTCACATGAGGTTAATGAACTGTCCGGTGTAGATGGTTCCTGTGAGGATGGTGTGTCATGGCTCGGATTTAAAACTTTGGTTGAAACAGGATGGATAAAGGAAGGTGAGAAGGTGGTGATTCCCATCACGGGCGCCGCTGAGAGATATGTTTGATCAAAATATGAGGATAGCAGTATGAACAGTCAGGAAGTACGTGATAAACACAAGAAACACCTTTTTGAAGCTGTAAAGAATTTTTACCAAGAACCTGTCGTGATAACGGAGGCTAAGGGAACCCGTGTCTCAGATATGGATGGTAATTCTTATTTGGATTTTTTCGGTGGCATACTGACTGTTTCTGTGGGGCATGCCAATGAAGAGGTGAATGACGCTGTTATTGCTCAGGTAAATCATTTGACACATATATCTTCTTTGTACCCCACAGTGCCGGTGGTGGAGTTGGCCGAGCGGTTGGCTAGGATCGCCCCGGGGAACCTTGAGAAGGTATTTCTCAATGCTTCCGGAACGGAAGCTGATGAAACAGCCGTCATGATGGCTCAGCTTTATACTGGGAACTCAGAACTGATAGCACTGAGGCACGGTTATTCGGGACGTTCTCTTTTGGCCCAATCCCTCACGGCTCATGCATCGTGGCGTGCCCTACCGACCCAGGTCTCCGCTGTAAAACATGCCGTGGCGCCTTACTGTTATAGATGTCCGCTGAAGCTCACTTACCCGGAGTGCGGTGTCGCCTGTGCGGAAGACGTTGATGAGTTGATCCGCACCACCACCACAGGACAGGTTGCCGGCATCCTGGCTGAACCTATTATGGGTGTAGGCGGGTTTATTACACCGCCTGACGAATATTTCAAGATCGTGGCGGAGATTGTCCGGAATTACGGTGGTGTTTTCATCTCAGATGAGGTGCAGACAGGTTTCGGCCGCACCGGGAAACGGTGGGGTATTGAGCACTACGGCGTGGAGCCTGACATGATCACCGTTGCTAAGGGGATAGCCAACGGCATGCCACTGGCTGCTGTGGTTACCACCCAAGAGATCGCAAGCACACTTACCAAGAATACCATTTCCACCTTTGGCGGGAGCCCGGTAAGCTGTGCTGCGGCAAATGCCACCATTGATATTATAGAAAGAGATAATCTGAAAGGTAATTCGGCGGAAATGGGCAAAATTCTCCGGGATGGGCTTGAGGGACTTAAAGAAAAATATCCAAAGGTCATAGGGGAAGTGCGTGGAAAGGGCCTCATGCAGGGGATAGAACTTGTGATGGATGAAACGGCAGGTGACAGGACACCCAACGTTGCAGCGACCGACCAATTGATGGAAGAGACAAAGAAGCGAGGACTTTTTATCGGTCGAGGTGGACTTTACGGGAATTCCATAAGAATATCACCGCCGCTTATCATCACAAAAGTAGAAGTGGAAGAAGCTGTTGGAATTATGGATGATTCATTTAAAGCCATAGAGGTATAATGTGAATTATGGGTACCAAAAAGCAAACCAGAGCTTGAAAACAGCCGTAGACGCTGTGTAAACTTTTAGTGTAGCTATGCCGATGTTCGATTACAAATGCGCCAGATGCGATCACACCTACGAGGAGCTTGTTTTTTCTTCTGGTGATGAACCTAAGGTGTGCCCCATTTGTAATGCCGAGACGCCAGAAAAACTGATGAGTGCCCCCGCACCGCTGGCAGGGTCAGCCGCTCCCATGTCATCTGAGGCGTGTCCCTGTGGAGAAAAACAGGGGACGGGTTTTTCTTGAGCTTAGCACAGCCCCCGGTCGGGGATATTTGACCTCCCTCATTCATTTTGACTCCTGAACATTACGGCCTCTGGTCTCTTCTGCCACCGGTGGGAGCTCTTGGCCTGGCCCTCTGGAAAAAGCAGGTCTACCCAGCACTACTATTTGGTTTATGGCTCGGTTGGCTGGTACTGAACAACTGGAATCCCATAAGTGCAACAGGTGCCACGGTGGCAAGTATTGTGAATGTTTTTTCCGATGCGGGTAACACACGAATATTGCTCTACAGCTTGGCCGTAGGAGGTACACTTACACTCATGAGTGCTACGGGAGGCGTTCAGGGATTTGTTAACTGGCTTGAGAAGAAGCGATGGGTCCGAAACAGAACCCAGGCGCAACTTGTCCCTTTTCTGGTAGGTGTACTGGTGACAGTAGAAAGTTCCATAACATCTCTGGTGGCGGGGACTGTTGGCCGGCCCCTCACAGACCGTTTTAAGGTAAGTCGGGAGAAGCTGGCTTATATATGCGACTCCACCTCAGCCCCAATCTGTATTTTGGTTCCGTTCAACGGGTGGGGAGCGTTTATTATCGGTCTGTTGGCGGTTCAAGGAATTGAATCACCGGTGGCTGTGTTGTTTCAGAGCATTCTGGTAAATTTTTATCCAATGGCGGCTATTGTAATTGTATTCCTGAGCATCGTGCGCAAATGGAACTTGGGCCCCATGAAAGCGGCCGAGCTAAGGGCTGAGCATGAGGGAAAAGTTTACGGAGATGATGCCCGGCCCATGGTGGCAGACGATGTGGTGGGTGTGAAGCCCCTGGAGGGAATTCAACACCGTGCGGTGAATCTTGTTGCACCTGTCATTACCATGGTGGTGAGCATTGTAGTGGGGATTTACGTGACGGGCCGACTGAATGTAGGAGAGGAGGCAGTGCTTTGGGACATAATCAAAGCCAGCTCCGGGTCAACGGCGGTGCTTTGGGCGGTGATAATGAGTCTAGTGGTCTTGGCAGCCCTTAATCTGTTTAGAGGACTCCCACTCAACACATTTGTGGATCTTATTTTCAAGGGGATGGGCGGGATGATTCCTGTGGTCAGTTTGCTTCTACTGGCTTTTGCACTGGGGGATGCAGTTCGCCAGCTGGGGACCGGCGTTTATGTGGCTGGTGTTATCTCGGGAGTCCTTAGTACAAAGATGGCAGTCATAGGGCTTTTCCTCATTTCATGTTTTGTGGCGTTCTCAACTGGAACTTCCTGGGGGACATTTGCTGTCATGGTCCCCATAGCGGTTCCCATGGCGGCGACTTTGGAGGGAAGTACTTCCATGTTTCTTGCTGCTGTTCTGGGGGGTGGGGTATTTGGTGATCACTGCTCGCCCATCTCGGACACCACCATCATCTCTTCCATGGCATCGGCTTCCGATCACATCGATCACGTCAGGACGCAGATTCCCTATGCATCTGTAGGTGCCGCTGTGACGGTTGTTTTATACCTCATAATCGCCTAGCTCAGCGGGGAAGCTATTTACTCAGTGCTCTATTTAAGAATATTAGGTACCAGCCGGTCTGTCTCTAGCGTTAGATCGAGGAGTCTGGCGATGAGTGAAGCTGTCTGTGTGATGTGGCTCGATTCTACGGTGGCACCAGACCGAATCCCCCGTCCCATGGCAAAGAGTGTTGATTTTAACTGAGGGTTATTCGGGTCTCCCCCGTGACCACCGCCAGGATGGGGATGAATGAATGGCTGGTCCAGCTCGCCGGGAAAGTTGTAGCCGTCTTTAGCCAGAACGACAAAATTCGTTTCGCCGTAGCCTTTCAGCGTTGCCGGCAGGTCTGACCCTTCAACAAGCCGCCCCCATTCTACATTTGCCAGTAGAGACCTCACTTTTTGACTTACTGCGGCGTCAGAGGGATTTTTCAGATGAATAAAAGCTGCCCCGCCGGACGGGTGAGCCACTGCTTCCCAGTTGGTGATACCCCCATTTTCTATAGTGAGGAGTCCTTTTTCATGCAAAAGAGCATTGAGACGGATGTCGGTGTGGTGATCCACGTGTCCGTGATCTCCGGTGACGATGAGTGTTGTCTGGTCCCACTGGTTGAGTTCGGTGATCAGATCCATGACGGCACCTACCAGTGAATCAGCGAACAGAAATGCTTCCCGGACGCGGTCGTGATGCCGGCCGTATGCGTGTTGTACGTCATCTGTTTGGAAAATGTGATAACCTGTGAGATGAGGGAGGCCTTTCCTGAAGATAGTTTTGAAAATATGGTGCAGGTTCAGGTCCCTCTGAAAGCCGTGAGTCGATTTTTCACTGGAGTTGAGATCACTGAAAAAAGAGAAATATTCAATCATCATTGAAGGTCGATCATGTTGTCGCACAAGATCGAGAGTTGACTCCTTTTCATCCCACACCGGCTCAATTTCGGGAATTAGGTAGTCAAACGGACCGTTCACGGAGACCGGCCAAGGCGTGGCCGCCGTCACTAGACCTTTCTTCTGAGCCAAGTGAAAGACAGTAGGGACTTTCAGACTATCGGCCCACCAGTACCATGGCTCAAAGTTACGTTTGGGGTCGAACGGGTGGTTGTGGTTGATCCCGTGTTCAAAAGGAAGCCGTCCTGTTACCATAGAAGTGTGGGCCGGGAAGGTGTGGGAAGGAAACACAGTAGTCACTTCCTTTATATGCGCGCCCTCAGCCGCCATCTTGTTCAAGCTGAGTAGATCCTCTGTTGAAAATCCGTTTACTTCGGGGTTGGTAAAAATGTCAGCCCGGAGGCCGTCTATAGAGATGAGGATTACCCTAGGATCTGAAGGTTTTCCTTTGGGGAGGCAGCCGACAATGAACAGACAGGAGAAAAGGAAAGCAAGTAGAGTGAAACGGGTGGCTGAGAGTCCTATGGTTCTGACCTCGTCCTACTTCAAGTAGAGAACTTTCCGGGAGTGTCGCTCAATCATGCCATGAAAGTTGGTCCGCTCCAGTGTGATAATATAGAGTCCGCCGGCAAATTGAGATGCATTCCAAGGTAATTCAAAGTGACCTGCCGGGAAAGGGCCTCTAGCAAGCATCTCCACTTCTTTGCCTAGCAGATCGAGGACTGAGATCTTTATATCGGAACGCTCATTGAGAGTGAAGCTAATCTTTGTGGAGCTATTGAAGGGTGAAGGATAGACTGATAGAAGGCTGTAGCCTTCAGGCGTAATATTATCAGCCACCCGTAGAGGTTGGCTCTTGTCCGTTAGACCCTGTATCCATGCAAACCCACTGAAAAGCAGTAACGCGGCTGCTTCTCCATGTGTCCCGCAGTCGCACTCGAACAATTCAACCTGGGTAGCGCCGTTTTCCTGGAATGTTTCATAAGCCAGTCGTGAATTTTCCACAGGGACCAGATCATCACCAGTGCTGTGAAACAGACGCATGGGTGACTGAGGCGCCCAGTCGTAGAGATCGTTATCACGCAACGCCTCACGAAGGGGGTGATTTTCATCTTTGCTGAACGCATCTACAACGTCCGGTTCCATAATCTCCATGGGTACTGCAGGCATGGCAGCGTTTATTTCGCTGGATGAGTGGGTTCCATCGAACAGTGGCGGGAGCAATGTGGCATATTCTTCCTTGAGAAAATCGGATGGACTTTCCCAGAGATTATAGTATTCGTCAAATGCGAAAAGCGTATAGGGGAGATAGAAGGGTGAGGGATACTCTTCTCCCGATAGCATGAGATCAACCATGACCCCAGACATATCATAGGCACCCGCTCCCGGGGCTGAGGCTGTTATGGTGAATTCTTCCGGGTGTTCTTCTTCTATCATCTTGTGGGCAGCCATCATGGTGTAGCCGCCTTCTGAATAGCCCGTGAGAAAAAGCTGTCCGTTAGTCTCTAACCCCTCTTGGTCGCAGAAAGTACGGGTTGCTCTAAGCATGTCGATAATGACGGTGGCGTTCGGTTTGGCCATCTGATAGGGGTGGAAAAGTTCAGATTCACCCAAACCCAGATAGTCGGGTATGACCGTCAAGTAACCAGAAGAAGCAGTCCACATAGCAACAATTCCGTACCCACCATCAAACCCTGTGGCCGAGGACGCTTCGTCCCGTTTTATCATGGTTCCCGATTGAAAGCTGAGTGTGGGTAGCGCAAAGGTCGGTTTTTTCGGGGCTGTAACCGATCCTGATGCGATGGTGGGCTCTCCGTTAGGGTCGATGGTTTCATAAATTAGCTTATAAATGGATGCGCCGTATGTGGCTCTAAAGAAAATGATTGAACCTGACAGTGCCTGGTCAATCTGGTATGCTGTTTTGTGCTCTAAAAGTTCTGATGATATGAGACGGCCCCGGTCACCAGTTAGGGATTGACTACCAACCAGATTGAGCACAGTGAAAATTGTGAGTATAAACAGTCTGTGTAAATTCTTCATTGTGTGGATTTTAAAGAGGTTGAGAAAGTTTATCCCTCGAAGAAGAACAAATCTTGATTGTTGTAAAAGTTATCGTAAAGACTGTCCATAGAGTCGAGGATAAAATAACGATCTTGAATGTTACTATAGTCGAAGCGTGTCATAACCACTTCTTTCATATCAAATTGAAGGAACTGAGAAAAATCCGACTCGCCTTTGCTGCAAGCGACTACATTCATTACTTCATCATAACCTGAGATAATGCCAGAACCGAAAATCTCGTGGTCAATGTCGTTAAGCAGAAACCGTCGTTCCTCGCTGCCAAGCTGCTTTTTTTGGATACCAAATTCATAACCCCACCAGACAAAATTCTGGAGACGTTTTAGATTGTGTGCTATAAGATCCGGCCCGAGCTCACGTTCGTCATTAAGGAGTTCCAATCCCAACTTGCCTACATCACACAGAAAGTCCCCAAACTTTTTGTTCATCAGCAAAGGTGTGTGACCAAGGATGTCGTGAACAATATCTGGCTCCGGCGTGTATTCGTCCGTGTTAGCGATGGGAGTGCTTTCATATTTCTGCTCAAGTCGCTCTGACTGGCGAATAATATCTGTAACGGGAAATTCCCGGTTAGCGTTTAATTCGAAGAAGGGCCGTTCCTCCAAAAAGCCGGCAACAGGTGTCAGTTTCCAGTCACTTGCAGCTTTGGTACGGCGTGAAAGTTCGGTGAAGTTGGGCCACTTTTCAGCAGTGAGCCCTAACGCTTTAAGACCGTCCAGGTATTCCATACTGGCATATCGTTTAAGAGGCTTTTCGAGATTGTCAAAGAGTCTTTGCCAAACTTCCAGCTCAGCTTCCGTCACTGCCTCATAATCTTGTTGAATGAGGTAGTCATCTTCTTTTGAAAAAATCTTAATATCGCCTACAGCGTTGGGGATAAGGTGGTGAAACAGGTGGTCGTACTTTGTATATCTGTCTATCACTGTTAAACAATTTACAGACTCTTACTAAAAACTGCATGGCTTACAATCTGAGGCTTTTGCATTTTTGCATTTTTTCTTGACATATATGACACAAACAGGTTACACTCGGGACGATTGGCCTCCCTAATCCGGGGTAGATAGCTAAATGACAAATTCGAGGTAAGCTGTGAAGCAAATAGCTAAAAGTGTATTCATATTGTCAAGCCTGTTTTTCTTAACAACGGCTCTACCTGCTAAGACGTACAAGATTTCCGGTAAGGTCATCGACCTTGAAGGTGAGGGTGTACCCGCAGCCCAGGTTGTCCTACTGGATGCCGATGGTGAAGAGGTGGGGAAAGAGACCACTAAGAAAAGGATCGGGAAAGGTGGTTTTGAATTCAAAAAAATAGATTCAGGAACTTATACTCTCAAGGCCAGTGGTGACGGCGGCGAAGCGACCCAGGAAGTGACTATTGATGAAGATAATGTTAAAGGTGTTGAACTGACGCTTGGTGCTGAACCTGCGCCAAAGAGAAGGGCTGCTGCTGGGGTTGGTGAAGGTGAGGAAGAAGGACCAGCGGAGCGATTGCCCCAGGAAGAGTATGTGATGACTGAGATCAGTTTTGAGCTGAAGAAAATGGCGGCTGAGCTGGATCATATGTCAGGGCAGGTCCGGGACCTTCAGGCCAGAAGTGAAATGTGGGTTAACCCACTCTCCATTTACCAGAAAGAGATTATTCTTGATAACGGTAGTACAATGTTCGGCAAAGTGGTCTATCAGGATGAGGATATCTTGAAGGTGGAAACAATTGTGGGCTACCTGGTCATTGACAGGAGTACTGTTGTGAGGATCGTGGAAAATGTAATGGCACAGGAGGAGCCTGAATATGTACCGGAGCAGATCCGGGAATCTTACAGTCCTCCACCCATGCCCAAGCTAGCTCAGCCTCGTTATGTTTCTGCCGAATCTGCTGACCGCGCCTCCAGCCGTCGTAGGGCCGCTAATATTGTTCTTGTAGGCAACATTTCTGAGAAAAAGGACCGATCTAATAACGTTGCACTGGCGGGGCAGGTGAAAAATGTAGGCGGCCACCGGGCCGATTTTGTTAAAGTTAACTTTGTTATCCGGAAAAACTGGAGTGGTGAGACCAGAACACTTACAACTTTCGTAGCTGGTTCTTATTACACTTTTGATTCCGGGATTACAACCGATTCTTCACTTCTCCCGGGTGCCACAGGGAATTTTGAACTTATCATTCCCGCTGATGTGGGGTCATTTCTCGGTTATTCGTATACTATTGACTGGGAAGAGTACGAATGAGTAACAGCTGGTGTCTCTGGCTAAGGTCGTTCTTGATTCTCGGCTTTGTTTTTTCCACTCTTATTGGTCAGCAGTCGTCATCTGCGTTCTCTTCAAATTCCGATGCCTTTTTTCTTGATCTGGGCGTGGTCATTGAACCCGCAACAGGGAAAGAGGAAGTAGACCGCTATATCAAATCACCTCCGGAGGAAGCTTCCTTTTTTCTTGATAAGAAGCCTAGCGGATCGGTCTACATGGCGACCACCAAACAATTGCATGAAACACTCCTGCGGATTCATGAAAAAATTGAAGGTCTTGAGACAAATCTTCATAACGAAATGACCGGTTTTAAAGAAGAGAATTTCCGGCGTATAAATGACCGTATCACTTTGTTAGAAAAGGCGCTTGGTGCTCAAATGACAACACTCCGGACAGAAAACAAGGATCTGCGGGGCATGATCTCCGATCTTCTTGCGCAGGAGGCACCTGTAATCGCAGAAGCGTTTTCTCCTTCTGTGATGGAAAAAATCGCCCCACCTGTTCCCGGTGTTACGTTGGAAGAGTTGACGGTATTAGAACCTGAAGAAGATGCTGTGACGACTTCAGAAGCGCCACCTTTCAACAGGATGGTCTACATGAACGGTGTTCTTGCTTACCAGCGGGGAGATTACGGTGCAGCGGTTGGACATTTTGAGAAACTGTCCCTGGCTGAACTGGATGATATCACAGCCGGCAACATTCTCTACTGGCTTGCTGAATGCTACTTCCGCCTGGACAACTTCCGTGAGGCGTTACGCCTGTTACAATGGGTTGATGTGCTATTCGAATCTGATAAACGTGATGACGCCATGGCCCTCACCGGCATGGTGTACCGAGAGATGGGAGAGTATAACCAATCGCAGCAAGCCTTTGCTGAAATCATTGACTTTTTCCCTGACAGTGAATATCTCCGCCTTGCCCAAATGGAGCTGAGGAAGGGAGTGAAATGAGATGATATCGCGGCGACTTTTAAGACTTCTCGTTCTTGCCCTCTGTTTTTTGGCTCATCTGTCTGCGGTGACGCGTGTGTCGTTCACTCATCCAGGTTTCATGATGAAAATCCCAACCACCTTTATTAAACGGTCCCCCTACCTATTTACCTCCGGTTTTACTACAGAGGTTCACAGCTTTTCACCGTTCAATACGGCGAAGGGGGTCTTTTTCAGTATGGATGTCTCCGACCGTTTTACCCTTGGTTTTTCTTCCGGACAAGGGGCGGACACCACAGCAGTGGAGAAGATTCTAGAGTCGACTTATATTCCCCCAGTGGAGTTCGGCTTTCATACACAGTACAAAGTTTTTGTTCGTCAGGATATGTCAGTCACAATTGGTTTGCATGACGTCATTTTTGAAAATGATGCAAGCGAAGGTTTAAGGCTCGATCCCAAGCAGCTTACCTTCTTTGTCGCCGTGGGGAGCGAGAAAGAATTTGGCCAGTATCACATGAGTACCTATATGGGGTTTGGGACTGGTGGCTTCTCTGTACAGCCCACAGCCCTTGCTCCCGGTACTGCTGAGGCTGACACCGTATCGCAGGGGATGGGTGCAGGTGTCTTCGCTGGCGTTTTGCTAAAGACACCATTCATGCCCAAGTGGGGCGGAATAGATTTTGTGGGTGAATTCGACGGTGCAGGCCTCAATGTGGGACTCCGCATCCCCCTTACCTCGGATTACCGCCTGGGCCTAGGATTCACCCACATAGAAAATTTGCCTGAGTTTTCTAATAAATATGATGCAAAGCACCCCGGTCTTGTGATGAATTTCACAATGACGATCCCGAAGGGTGTGCCTGGGTTACCTGGTCTTCCAGGAGCGCCGTCACCTGTGCCTGATAGAATTGCGGGCCCGGGGATCGGTATCATCGACTCAACACTCATGGCAGCGGACGGTGCAGTAACTGTACTGCGGGATTCACTAAAATTGTCACGACACCAAGTGCGAAACCTTGCCACGCAGGTTTCCCTTTTGCAACAGAAGTCAGTTTCCCTGGCAGATTCTGTGAAATCACTTAACCTTGAAAAGAATGTGTCGCAGAAAAGTATTAACCGCGCCATGCGCCATCTGTCCCGGTCGCTCCGTTATTTTCATTCCGGAGACTACAGGGAAGCACTTCAGGAAGTGGAGACAGCCCTTGATATGAACCCCAACCTGGCTCTTGCCTATGCTCGCCGGGGATCTATCTATTATCAGCTTGGCGATCCGCAGAGAGCGACAATTAACTGGAATCTTGCTCTCCAGATGGATCCAGAATATGATGATGTGCGAAACATTTTAAAGGCTCTTCATGAGAATAGACTTAAAACAACAAGTTTCTCCAGAGATGAGGATTAGTTCATGGATATTGCCACACTCGTAGGAATTCTTTTAGGGCTTGGCTTCACTATTGGGGGTATTGCCATGGCCGCTATAGCAGCTGGTGCTTCAGCCATGGTCTTTGTTTCCGGTTCCAGTTTTGTCATTGTATTCGGGGGGATGATTGCTTCCGTATCGGTGGCCTTTCCTCTTTCAGAAGTACTGAAACTGGGGGCAGCCATGGGTGCTGTTTTTAAAGGCAAAGACGAAAAGCTTGGCGGGCTGGTAGACGAAGCGGTTGATTTGGCCGATGTGGGGCGAAAAGGCGCTGCGGACCTGGAAAAAGGTGTTGAAAGCGTCAAAAATTTTTTCTTCAGAGACGGAGTTCAAATGGTGATAGATGGATACTCAGAAGAAGAGATTGTAGACATTCTTAATACACGAATTGATTACAGA from the Candidatus Neomarinimicrobiota bacterium genome contains:
- a CDS encoding motility protein A (Homolog of MotA, appears to be involved in motility on surfaces and under different ionic conditions. With MotS (a MotB homolog) forms the ion channels that couple flagellar rotation to proton/sodium motive force across the membrane and forms the stator elements of the rotary flagellar machine.) — encoded protein: MDIATLVGILLGLGFTIGGIAMAAIAAGASAMVFVSGSSFVIVFGGMIASVSVAFPLSEVLKLGAAMGAVFKGKDEKLGGLVDEAVDLADVGRKGAADLEKGVESVKNFFFRDGVQMVIDGYSEEEIVDILNTRIDYREIREKSQAELFKTMGNMSPAWGMIGTLIGLVIMLSGFGGEGGGTDALGIGMSAALITTFYGALMANLFFLPMAAKLNSRISQTSTAQAMLVEASRLIHQRKHPLIVREKLNSFIPPKEWKREE